One Kosmotoga arenicorallina S304 genomic window carries:
- a CDS encoding GNAT family N-acetyltransferase, with the protein MLFRKVETGDFKKVVELTSGIWDGEDYIPSVFEKWINERNGYFYCLDGEQGQLIALGRLKLFDEETGWLEGLRVAQHFQGKGFGKEMARKMIQLAKSLGIKKLLFSTYFDNVESITINEKIGFYRIDTYTNLQLDALSSEGSIGEVSFASFHIEGFISNDWVFFQAKSKITSDLLPAAEFVDISGCRMLFAQNIKFPETLEISWVDSSKVTDKAIACAISFARSRGYKKMHLMLKAGAPLEPFLKNGFYYFERSEDVYLYSGEVEKLKLT; encoded by the coding sequence ATGCTCTTTAGAAAAGTGGAGACAGGAGATTTCAAAAAGGTTGTGGAACTCACCTCTGGCATATGGGACGGCGAGGATTACATCCCGTCGGTTTTCGAGAAATGGATAAATGAAAGAAATGGATATTTTTATTGCCTTGACGGCGAACAGGGCCAGCTGATTGCCCTTGGAAGATTGAAGCTCTTTGATGAAGAGACAGGTTGGCTTGAAGGGTTGAGAGTTGCCCAGCATTTTCAGGGGAAAGGCTTCGGAAAAGAAATGGCAAGAAAAATGATCCAGCTCGCAAAGAGCCTTGGTATAAAGAAGTTGCTATTCTCAACGTATTTTGATAACGTTGAATCTATAACCATAAATGAAAAGATTGGTTTTTATCGGATTGATACCTATACGAACCTTCAACTTGACGCTCTCTCTTCAGAAGGGAGTATTGGTGAAGTTTCTTTCGCATCTTTTCATATAGAGGGGTTCATTTCAAATGATTGGGTCTTCTTTCAGGCAAAAAGTAAGATAACATCGGATCTCCTGCCTGCTGCGGAGTTTGTTGACATTTCTGGATGCCGAATGCTTTTTGCACAAAATATCAAGTTTCCAGAAACTTTGGAAATTTCATGGGTAGACTCATCCAAAGTAACTGATAAAGCGATAGCATGCGCTATATCCTTTGCAAGAAGCAGGGGATACAAAAAAATGCACCTGATGCTAAAGGCCGGTGCTCCACTGGAACCCTTTTTGAAAAATGGCTTTTACTATTTCGAAAGAAGCGAAGATGTATACCTTTATAGCGGAGAAGTTGAAAAACTAAAGCTAACCTGA
- a CDS encoding CBS domain-containing protein — translation MSINLRVKDVCNKITIEAPVVRENDDLNYLITTLVKNPIARTLYVVDNSGKLVGVIPVLYLLKICGYVNYGIIQPGIFLAKNVFILTGKKAKDIMLDPITVTEETSVSEAIKLMLQFEVQEIPVVDENQNVIGDLNSIEILAASFDFKHSG, via the coding sequence ATGTCTATTAATCTCAGGGTAAAGGATGTTTGCAATAAAATAACAATAGAAGCCCCCGTGGTAAGAGAAAATGATGATCTGAATTATCTGATAACAACTCTTGTTAAAAATCCAATTGCACGAACACTCTATGTAGTAGACAACAGCGGTAAGCTTGTCGGTGTGATTCCAGTTCTATATTTGCTGAAAATCTGTGGCTATGTTAATTATGGAATAATTCAACCTGGCATCTTTTTAGCGAAGAACGTGTTCATTTTAACCGGTAAGAAGGCGAAGGATATCATGCTGGATCCCATTACAGTAACAGAAGAAACGTCTGTATCAGAAGCGATAAAATTAATGCTGCAATTTGAAGTGCAGGAAATCCCCGTTGTAGATGAAAATCAAAACGTTATCGGTGACCTGAATTCCATCGAAATCCTGGCCGCAAGTTTCGATTTCAAGCACTCAGGTTAG
- a CDS encoding SLC13 family permease, whose amino-acid sequence MERIFTITVFVITYYLIIRGKLKRSIVAFSAGMLIVTAKIIEDFKTSNVGTYIDFNTIGLLIGMMIVVAILRGTGFFEYVAIGVVKISRGNLKLLFGSFIVVTALFSAFLDNVTTILLFSPILLLISDSLDLNPAPLIFSLVLAANFGGTATMIGDPPNILIGSASGEGFLSFIYQLFPIVAIVLLLYGLFFTKKYIARMEVQQSKLRHLMNLDMSKIITSKRELIKSISVFLAIIIAFILHERLDYEAATVALAGAAVAMLLSGKDFSDLARDIEWDTIFFFIGLFMLSYGLKAVGITDMVSNVIARAYTNEVLLYTLVLWLTAVVGGFIGAVPVVTVMIPIIKTLITVHGVPSDIWWVLSIGACFGGSATMTGAAANMVGTALLEKNMNKAMGFREYLRFALFPTFMSLIMGNIYIIVRYGGR is encoded by the coding sequence ATGGAGCGTATTTTTACTATTACAGTTTTCGTCATAACATATTATTTGATAATCAGGGGGAAGTTAAAAAGGTCGATAGTGGCTTTTTCGGCTGGCATGTTGATAGTCACAGCAAAGATTATTGAAGATTTCAAGACATCAAATGTAGGCACCTACATAGATTTCAACACTATCGGCTTGTTGATTGGCATGATGATCGTAGTTGCAATTTTAAGGGGAACAGGCTTTTTTGAATATGTGGCTATTGGTGTTGTAAAAATCTCCCGCGGAAATTTGAAACTTCTTTTTGGTTCTTTTATTGTTGTAACAGCTTTGTTTTCAGCCTTTTTGGACAACGTGACCACTATTTTGCTCTTTTCTCCCATTTTGCTTCTTATATCTGATTCCCTCGACCTGAATCCAGCTCCCCTGATTTTCTCACTGGTGCTAGCTGCGAACTTTGGCGGGACAGCCACAATGATAGGCGATCCACCAAACATACTGATTGGCTCAGCAAGCGGCGAAGGTTTCTTAAGTTTTATATACCAGTTGTTTCCAATTGTGGCAATTGTGCTTCTTTTGTATGGACTGTTTTTCACCAAGAAATACATTGCAAGGATGGAGGTTCAGCAATCAAAACTAAGGCACCTTATGAACCTTGACATGTCAAAAATCATCACATCTAAAAGGGAATTGATTAAGTCAATCAGCGTTTTTCTGGCCATTATAATTGCCTTTATCTTGCACGAACGACTTGATTATGAGGCCGCAACGGTAGCTCTTGCCGGTGCAGCCGTGGCTATGCTGCTGAGCGGAAAAGATTTTTCCGATTTAGCCAGAGACATAGAGTGGGACACCATCTTTTTTTTCATAGGGCTATTCATGCTTTCCTATGGATTAAAAGCAGTCGGAATTACAGACATGGTATCCAATGTTATAGCAAGAGCTTATACAAATGAAGTGTTGCTTTATACTCTTGTGCTTTGGCTTACCGCTGTTGTTGGGGGCTTTATAGGAGCTGTACCTGTCGTTACTGTCATGATTCCTATAATAAAGACACTTATTACCGTTCACGGAGTTCCATCGGATATCTGGTGGGTCTTATCAATAGGTGCTTGCTTTGGTGGAAGCGCCACCATGACCGGAGCTGCGGCAAATATGGTAGGAACTGCACTGCTTGAAAAGAATATGAATAAAGCTATGGGTTTCCGCGAATATTTAAGATTCGCGCTATTTCCCACCTTTATGAGCCTGATAATGGGAAATATCTATATAATAGTAAGATATGGAGGGCGGTGA
- a CDS encoding Do family serine endopeptidase, translating to MKKLLVVAFTILAVTLGLAFVNPDYVSPVEKVIEAAAPAVVKIDVETTAKVSPFDPFTEDFFKRFFGEIPFAEKKAEALGSGFIFDAEGYILTNEHVVHNADQIKVTLLDGSKYDAKYIGGDEELDIAVIKIDPDGKDLPVLEIGDSDSLKIGEWAIAIGNPLGFQHTVTLGVISATGRQIPKPDGNGYYSNLIQTDAAINPGNSGGPLLNIHGQVIGINTAIVSPEYGSTLGFAIPINMAMRFVGMMIEGVPIQKAYLGVYVSTVTESTAKSLGLKTDTGALVTDVIKDSPAEKAGIKAQDVIISINGLDIHSSEELVAAVHNYPAGSEVSITVDRFGQKIIFNVELGYQDNAKGEKIQEKYTDEKFGLVVDNILPGDREELSIPQEISGVIVRDVLDNSYAARLGISKDDIIVKISVNGTQLEITSLEDYKGVISNISKGDYVAMIVLREGIRYIASFRYY from the coding sequence ATGAAGAAATTGCTGGTGGTTGCTTTCACTATTTTAGCAGTGACCTTGGGCCTCGCATTTGTGAACCCTGATTATGTAAGTCCGGTGGAAAAAGTTATCGAAGCTGCTGCACCTGCCGTGGTGAAAATCGATGTGGAAACTACTGCAAAGGTGAGTCCCTTTGATCCTTTCACAGAAGACTTCTTTAAGAGATTTTTTGGTGAAATCCCCTTTGCAGAAAAAAAGGCCGAAGCTTTGGGATCCGGGTTTATTTTTGACGCAGAAGGTTACATACTAACAAATGAACATGTGGTACATAACGCTGATCAAATTAAGGTTACGCTCCTTGATGGTAGCAAATACGACGCAAAATACATTGGCGGCGATGAAGAGCTTGATATCGCCGTTATCAAGATTGATCCAGATGGAAAAGATCTTCCAGTATTGGAAATTGGGGATTCTGATTCACTCAAAATCGGTGAATGGGCAATTGCCATAGGAAATCCATTGGGTTTCCAGCACACGGTTACCCTTGGTGTTATAAGTGCAACCGGCAGGCAAATACCAAAGCCCGATGGAAACGGCTACTACTCAAACCTCATCCAGACAGATGCCGCAATAAATCCAGGGAATTCCGGAGGACCGTTGTTGAATATTCACGGCCAGGTAATAGGGATAAACACAGCAATAGTTTCACCAGAATACGGTTCCACTCTGGGTTTTGCTATCCCTATTAATATGGCTATGAGATTTGTGGGAATGATGATTGAAGGCGTTCCCATACAAAAAGCTTATCTCGGTGTATACGTGAGCACAGTTACTGAAAGCACAGCCAAATCCCTTGGACTGAAAACAGATACAGGAGCCCTTGTCACGGATGTTATAAAAGACTCCCCAGCTGAAAAAGCAGGCATCAAAGCACAGGATGTAATAATAAGCATAAACGGCCTGGACATTCACAGCTCTGAAGAACTGGTTGCCGCTGTTCACAATTATCCTGCTGGTTCCGAAGTTTCAATAACGGTTGATAGGTTCGGCCAGAAGATAATTTTCAATGTGGAGTTAGGCTATCAGGATAACGCAAAAGGGGAAAAAATTCAGGAGAAATACACAGATGAAAAATTCGGCCTTGTTGTCGATAACATTTTGCCCGGCGATAGGGAAGAACTTTCGATTCCACAGGAAATCTCGGGTGTCATCGTCCGCGATGTTCTTGACAACAGTTATGCTGCGCGATTGGGAATATCCAAAGACGATATTATTGTAAAGATCAGCGTAAACGGCACACAGCTGGAAATAACATCGCTTGAAGATTACAAAGGAGTAATTTCAAATATTAGCAAAGGCGATTATGTTGCTATGATCGTTCTCAGGGAAGGCATAAGGTACATAGCTTCTTTTAGATACTATTGA
- a CDS encoding ribosome maturation factor RimP encodes MKLMDPLNRLAKEVATELGYEIYALDLKRYRGKQQLVVTIDNEKASISLDDCKKFSERFGRILDEENVIEGSYELVVQSPGVERDLRNPGDYARFTGKLAKLILKSPLDNRTVLVGIIEQASESTVTIREKDTGKIYGVAYENIKRANLKLEF; translated from the coding sequence ATGAAATTAATGGATCCTTTGAATAGGCTCGCGAAAGAAGTTGCAACTGAACTAGGATATGAAATTTATGCGTTAGATCTAAAAAGGTATAGGGGGAAACAACAGCTGGTTGTAACAATAGACAACGAAAAGGCGAGTATTTCTCTTGATGATTGCAAAAAGTTTTCGGAGCGATTTGGGCGTATCCTTGATGAAGAAAACGTAATTGAAGGCTCGTATGAGCTTGTTGTACAATCCCCGGGTGTTGAGCGCGATTTGAGAAACCCAGGTGATTATGCGCGTTTTACGGGTAAACTGGCAAAACTAATTTTAAAATCCCCTCTGGATAATAGAACAGTTCTAGTGGGCATTATCGAGCAGGCCTCTGAAAGCACTGTTACAATCCGTGAAAAGGATACAGGGAAAATCTATGGGGTAGCATACGAAAATATAAAAAGAGCTAATTTAAAGCTTGAGTTTTGA
- the nusA gene encoding transcription termination factor NusA, with amino-acid sequence MNLNLLEALEQLEQEKNIRKEEVLEILEKALQSAYKKNFGGESDVQVIIDRLTGDIGVYERLLVTNEVNDPHQEIALPEALKLDPTAKAGEFILRRLNIKKFKRIAAQTARQVLIQKIRELEKDNLYSIYADLKGSVTTAEILRIVEGWADLRIGKIDTRIPLKEAIPGEELRPNTFIKVFVVDVLKTTKGPKILVTRRGTSFIEELLKLQVPEIENGDVRIVSIAREEGVRTKVAVDSEDMKVDPIGACIGESGVRIGEILREIRPEKVDILRWSADPAKFISNAIAPASAIEVKISSEENKEATVYVAPTQLSLAIGKGGQNARLAAKLTGWKIDIKPLM; translated from the coding sequence TTGAACCTGAATCTTCTTGAAGCCCTTGAACAACTTGAACAGGAAAAAAATATACGAAAAGAAGAGGTTTTAGAAATTCTGGAAAAAGCTTTGCAAAGCGCCTATAAAAAGAATTTTGGTGGTGAGAGCGATGTGCAGGTGATAATCGACCGGTTAACCGGCGACATTGGTGTTTATGAAAGGCTTCTTGTCACCAATGAGGTGAATGACCCTCATCAAGAAATCGCTCTTCCCGAAGCTTTGAAACTTGATCCCACTGCTAAAGCTGGCGAATTTATTTTGAGGAGACTGAATATAAAAAAGTTCAAGAGAATAGCAGCCCAAACTGCGCGACAGGTGTTGATCCAGAAGATCCGCGAATTGGAGAAAGATAATCTCTACAGTATCTATGCGGACTTAAAAGGTTCTGTTACAACAGCAGAGATTCTCAGAATAGTGGAAGGTTGGGCAGATCTCAGAATAGGAAAAATCGATACCAGAATCCCTCTTAAAGAGGCCATTCCCGGCGAAGAATTGAGACCCAACACATTTATCAAGGTATTTGTTGTTGATGTATTGAAAACCACCAAAGGTCCAAAAATTCTCGTCACCCGGCGCGGGACGTCTTTCATCGAGGAACTCCTGAAATTGCAGGTTCCCGAAATCGAAAACGGCGACGTTAGAATAGTCTCAATAGCCCGCGAAGAAGGTGTAAGAACAAAAGTGGCAGTTGATTCCGAAGATATGAAAGTGGACCCGATAGGTGCATGCATCGGTGAAAGCGGTGTGCGCATAGGAGAGATCTTACGCGAAATCCGGCCTGAAAAGGTTGATATCCTTCGCTGGAGTGCAGATCCTGCGAAATTTATATCTAACGCAATTGCCCCTGCGAGTGCCATAGAAGTGAAAATTTCCAGCGAAGAAAATAAGGAAGCCACTGTATATGTTGCGCCAACGCAACTGTCATTGGCTATTGGCAAAGGCGGTCAAAACGCAAGACTCGCCGCGAAGCTGACCGGGTGGAAAATTGATATAAAGCCTTTGATGTGA
- a CDS encoding Fur family transcriptional regulator — MKQDILRNELRRRKQRMTAQRELILKIFLDSEDEHMSAEEVYRKVLNRRLRISKATVYRTVDLLSDVGLLRRIVFRDGVIRYELVGKDEQHHHHHIICTECGRVDEFPFDLLDDLEKLVEESTGYKLTDHQLKFYGLCSECAKEKKSKETINKATKKAAK, encoded by the coding sequence GTGAAACAGGATATTCTTAGAAACGAACTTAGAAGAAGAAAGCAAAGGATGACAGCCCAAAGGGAGTTAATACTCAAGATTTTTTTGGATTCAGAAGACGAGCACATGAGTGCTGAAGAAGTATACAGAAAGGTGCTCAACAGACGTCTTAGAATAAGCAAAGCAACTGTTTATAGAACCGTTGACCTGCTTTCTGATGTTGGATTATTGAGAAGAATAGTTTTCAGAGATGGTGTCATTAGATATGAATTGGTTGGCAAAGATGAGCAACATCATCACCACCACATTATTTGTACTGAATGTGGGCGTGTCGATGAATTCCCCTTTGACCTTTTAGATGATCTCGAAAAATTAGTCGAAGAAAGTACAGGTTACAAACTAACCGACCATCAATTGAAATTCTACGGGCTTTGTTCTGAGTGCGCAAAAGAGAAAAAGAGCAAAGAAACTATCAATAAAGCTACGAAGAAGGCAGCAAAGTAG
- a CDS encoding ComEC/Rec2 family competence protein produces the protein MDLSLLKQSDSPLFIFFVSMAFGIMFSILTGDHEILKGVLILGPFLVFCWMTRRFLPEVLLFFFFGSLLVFTKADFVKLEPGSVVEITGQVKKVYTDDFFMGKGRVLLGGEWRELPYKIMVSTNKSFVENGKPDSGKIFWAVGKVEGTTFQPILKSEISAFVPPIGMGSFAENVRNSVKSILAKYGVTNALVFSTFFGNKAPLDNHFKEALKNIGISHIFAVSGLHVGLFYMIISYFMSLFLLPYHVKDLFSIFLTAAYVVCTGPVISASRAFLMLLIYVIFRAIDYPQSPLNILGLSGIIMLGIEPFDLVLPDFQLSFLSTSGILLCVMAPQKKRPPFIQALLIGGAAQGVTLPVSLNLFGNIALLAIPLTLVAVEFYLIPALVGTFGLLFFDIIKIKPLAFIFAKGLEFLSVCFEIVVVKLSEFSPVLRLESPYNYFAAFFVALLIVSLLFFSFAHSEQSP, from the coding sequence GTGGATCTTTCTTTGCTCAAGCAAAGCGATTCACCTTTATTCATTTTCTTCGTCTCCATGGCTTTTGGTATAATGTTCTCTATTTTGACTGGCGACCATGAAATTCTCAAAGGGGTCCTGATTTTGGGCCCCTTTTTGGTTTTTTGCTGGATGACAAGAAGATTCTTGCCCGAGGTTCTGCTTTTTTTCTTTTTTGGGTCGCTACTGGTTTTTACAAAGGCTGATTTTGTCAAGCTGGAACCGGGTTCTGTTGTGGAAATAACCGGACAGGTGAAAAAAGTTTATACAGATGATTTCTTCATGGGCAAAGGTAGAGTATTGCTTGGTGGTGAGTGGAGAGAACTACCGTATAAGATAATGGTCAGTACCAATAAAAGTTTTGTTGAGAATGGGAAGCCCGATTCGGGAAAGATTTTTTGGGCGGTTGGAAAAGTTGAAGGGACAACCTTTCAACCGATTTTGAAATCAGAGATATCGGCTTTTGTCCCACCTATTGGAATGGGAAGCTTTGCTGAAAACGTTAGAAATAGTGTGAAAAGCATATTGGCTAAATATGGGGTTACCAATGCACTTGTCTTTTCGACTTTTTTTGGCAATAAAGCCCCATTGGACAACCATTTCAAAGAAGCCTTGAAAAATATCGGAATTTCCCACATATTTGCCGTCTCGGGGTTGCATGTGGGGCTTTTCTACATGATCATAAGTTATTTCATGTCGTTGTTTTTGTTGCCGTATCATGTGAAAGATCTGTTCTCCATATTCCTAACAGCTGCATATGTTGTATGCACAGGTCCTGTAATTTCAGCATCAAGAGCTTTTCTGATGCTTCTTATATATGTGATATTTCGTGCTATTGACTATCCTCAATCTCCGTTAAACATTTTAGGACTTAGTGGTATTATAATGCTGGGTATTGAACCTTTTGATCTTGTCCTGCCTGATTTCCAGTTGAGCTTTTTATCGACTTCAGGAATCCTGCTTTGCGTAATGGCACCACAGAAAAAAAGACCGCCTTTTATTCAGGCGCTTCTCATAGGTGGGGCAGCTCAAGGTGTGACATTGCCTGTTTCTCTTAATCTTTTCGGAAATATAGCACTACTGGCAATTCCCCTTACTTTAGTTGCTGTGGAGTTTTATCTCATTCCCGCGCTTGTAGGGACTTTTGGATTGCTGTTTTTCGATATTATAAAAATAAAGCCCCTCGCATTTATCTTTGCAAAGGGGCTGGAATTTCTTTCAGTGTGCTTTGAAATCGTCGTTGTGAAACTGTCGGAATTTTCTCCTGTGCTGCGATTGGAATCTCCCTATAACTACTTTGCTGCCTTCTTCGTAGCTTTATTGATAGTTTCTTTGCTCTTTTTCTCTTTTGCGCACTCAGAACAAAGCCCGTAG
- a CDS encoding 2,3-bisphosphoglycerate-independent phosphoglycerate mutase, with translation MVDRHELIKKLAVKNESKVLLLVLDGIGDLPVDGKTPLMAAHTPNLDALAKKADLGQTVPVLQGITPGSGPGHLGLFGYDPLKYQIGRGILEALGGDVEVGKDDLVARANFATLEGNVIVDRRAGRPVTEVSSKAVEKLGEKIKEIDGVKISVYPGKEHRFVVKFTAPWLDERISDADPQKEGKEIAWSEALAPEAERTAEVVNKFLREVKEVLKGEPRMNFALLRGFSKHPVLPTFDEVYKMRAAAIATYPMYRGLAKLVGMNVVKTGTTISDEVETLKSIWSDYDFFFFHVKKTDSYGEDGNFEKKVHVIEEFDGLLPEILSLNPDVVAVTGDHSTPAKMKSHSWHPVPFMIKSDFSRFGLSDQFNEYECARGTLGNIMALDIIPLMMAHAMRLEKYGA, from the coding sequence ATTGTGGACAGGCATGAATTGATAAAAAAATTGGCAGTTAAAAATGAAAGCAAAGTGCTTTTGCTCGTTCTTGATGGAATAGGTGATCTTCCGGTTGATGGGAAAACTCCTTTAATGGCTGCACACACTCCGAATCTGGATGCCCTTGCAAAGAAAGCAGATCTTGGTCAGACGGTACCGGTGCTTCAGGGTATAACGCCTGGAAGCGGCCCAGGACATTTAGGCTTATTTGGTTATGACCCCCTCAAATATCAGATAGGCAGGGGAATACTGGAAGCCCTTGGTGGAGATGTCGAGGTAGGGAAAGATGACCTGGTTGCAAGGGCCAATTTTGCAACGCTTGAAGGCAATGTCATAGTTGATAGAAGAGCCGGGCGTCCAGTAACCGAAGTGAGTTCAAAAGCTGTGGAAAAGCTCGGAGAGAAGATAAAGGAAATCGATGGCGTAAAGATATCTGTATATCCCGGCAAAGAGCATAGGTTTGTCGTGAAATTCACTGCACCATGGCTTGATGAAAGAATTTCAGATGCTGACCCCCAGAAGGAGGGGAAAGAGATCGCCTGGTCTGAAGCCCTTGCACCAGAAGCTGAAAGAACCGCAGAAGTTGTAAATAAATTTTTAAGAGAAGTAAAAGAGGTGCTAAAGGGAGAGCCAAGAATGAATTTTGCTCTTTTGAGGGGTTTTTCAAAGCACCCGGTCCTTCCAACCTTTGACGAAGTATACAAAATGAGAGCCGCAGCGATAGCCACCTATCCAATGTACAGGGGCCTGGCAAAGCTTGTTGGCATGAATGTGGTAAAAACAGGCACAACTATTTCCGATGAAGTCGAAACTCTCAAAAGTATCTGGAGCGATTACGATTTCTTCTTTTTCCACGTAAAGAAAACGGATTCCTATGGAGAAGATGGGAACTTTGAAAAGAAAGTGCACGTCATTGAAGAGTTCGATGGATTATTGCCGGAAATTCTTTCTTTGAATCCCGATGTAGTGGCCGTCACCGGTGACCATTCAACACCGGCGAAAATGAAATCCCATAGCTGGCATCCTGTTCCCTTTATGATAAAATCCGATTTCTCCAGATTTGGATTGAGCGATCAATTCAATGAATATGAGTGTGCAAGGGGAACTCTTGGAAATATAATGGCTCTTGACATTATACCTTTGATGATGGCTCATGCCATGAGACTGGAGAAATACGGCGCATAA
- a CDS encoding polysaccharide pyruvyl transferase family protein: MDSNNIVLVGYYGYNNLGDDLLLLSTLKILDETGFKGEVFIPSPKGLNQLIAERSFGYRITRIPRYNPFILEKAIKRSSLTIFGGGNLFQDETSTRSFLYYYFVARKTLSYRKRLLLLSQGFGPLKKGMHSKKLSEILSNENCYAILRDTVSFRFASDYSSKAFEGTDYGPYCLDQSEETAQKDKKLAILVPKHFNTANEILKVLIKKDFRRISIIPFQNHRETKMYEKLCRIARSMGFYIISAPQGQISTAKLFQHSRLIVSERLHGAILAMWMAKPFIWKSSEKMEGFFSSFEYIPPSFSEDTESIDIAIARSTSFDYNFLSKAYVQRLERTVLLSKEIISNLLWKR; encoded by the coding sequence ATGGATTCTAATAATATCGTTCTGGTGGGTTACTACGGCTACAATAACCTTGGCGATGACTTATTATTGCTGTCTACGCTCAAAATCCTGGATGAAACGGGTTTCAAAGGCGAAGTATTTATACCTTCTCCAAAGGGGCTAAATCAGCTTATTGCGGAGAGGTCTTTTGGGTATAGAATTACTCGTATTCCCAGATATAACCCTTTTATTTTAGAAAAAGCCATTAAACGTTCTTCATTAACCATTTTTGGCGGTGGAAACCTGTTTCAGGACGAAACAAGCACAAGGAGCTTCCTTTACTATTATTTTGTAGCCAGAAAGACTTTGTCGTATCGGAAAAGGCTGCTTCTTTTATCGCAAGGATTTGGTCCTTTAAAAAAAGGTATGCATTCAAAAAAATTATCCGAAATTCTGTCAAATGAAAATTGTTACGCCATTTTAAGAGATACAGTTTCCTTTCGCTTTGCCAGTGATTATTCTTCAAAAGCCTTTGAAGGCACTGATTACGGTCCTTATTGTCTTGATCAAAGTGAAGAAACAGCTCAAAAAGATAAAAAACTCGCGATATTGGTGCCAAAGCATTTTAACACTGCAAATGAAATTCTAAAAGTTCTTATAAAAAAGGACTTTAGAAGGATTAGCATAATACCTTTTCAAAACCACAGAGAAACAAAAATGTATGAAAAATTGTGCCGTATTGCTCGCTCAATGGGATTTTACATCATTTCAGCTCCTCAAGGCCAAATCTCGACAGCAAAACTATTCCAGCATTCACGCTTGATTGTAAGCGAAAGGCTTCATGGTGCTATTCTAGCAATGTGGATGGCAAAGCCCTTTATATGGAAATCAAGCGAGAAGATGGAAGGCTTTTTCTCTTCATTCGAGTACATTCCACCAAGTTTTTCTGAAGATACTGAAAGCATAGATATAGCAATAGCCCGAAGCACTTCCTTCGACTATAATTTCCTTTCAAAAGCATATGTACAAAGGCTCGAAAGAACTGTTCTGCTTTCAAAAGAAATAATTTCGAATTTGCTTTGGAAGAGGTGA